The Argentina anserina chromosome 5, drPotAnse1.1, whole genome shotgun sequence genome includes the window acaggccgagtccgcaacgtggagaacctttatgaggaggctgctccacaggaagagcAGGTaagccgaggtcgaggtaggaccacaggtcgagtccgcaacgtggagaacctttatgaggaggctgctccacaggaggagcaggttgagccagctcctgcggttagagatgacggtcgagtgttgaagctgatcaaggatattagtgcactgtcagcgccgacctttcatgggggactagatcatatggtagctgaccattggatcgagggtatggagacttattttgagatgatagagtgcacagagattgagaagagaaagatagctacattctttctcaagggtgatgctctagattggtggaagagcatgagacagactgtggatgtgtctacgttcacatggggaggtttcaccaccatatttcgagagaagtattttccagcctcagtacaggaggacttagagttggagtttctggcattggtacagggagacatgaccattagagagtatgatgctcgattctcgcagctgtatcggtatgtcaagcctatgggtacgactgctttagctcagaagtatctacgtgggctgaaacaagagtacaagaccatgatatcagtcctttgcttGACTACTagggagcagatatttgagagtgctatgagcttggagcaagcagagaagactcaagcaggtgatgtggggaacagagatgcaaaggggaaaggcaaggcaatctatacaggcagcgagcgctcagggccgaaggataggtcaaggaagaggccaagaccccactatcaggccccgaccAGGGCaccacccctagctatcagggcagcaccagtcagaccattagcagcagtgaggtgttatggctgcaatgagatgggacattacgcctcagcatgtccgaaaccgaagagagcaggctgccGCCGGTGCGGGCAGgtgggacacatagctcgagattgtactcGACCACTTCCGGttagacaggaacggccgcagagacagctaccagcgggccaagctagagtgttcgcagtgggtcagcgagacacaggggtggaaggtacattatcactttttgactaccttgctagagtattgttcgatacgggagcatcgcattcattcattgctagttcggtagtagagatgctaggattgatccctacacctcttggggacgccttatgtgtcacttcaccccttggagtgtcacttgagttagagacaatctgcgaagcttgtcctattttgattggaagtagagagttctctgcttcgttgattgtgattccggaccacacttatgatgtgatcttggggattgattggttgagaccacagcatgctgtgattgattgttttgacatggtggtgtcctttcatagacccggagagccagtgtttcgttatcgttgcctcaagtctgataacgccatgagatcaggagttttggcacatgtggagtcagtggatcagaaagtatctatcgcagacattgtggtagtatctgagtttggtgaagtgttccaagagataccggggctacctcctcgaagagtggtagatttctgcattgatgtagtacccggtacatcacctgtgtcaaaggcgccatatagaatggggcagaatgaacttaaggagctgaaggtgcagatcgatgagctattagaccaagggttcattagacctagtgtttcaccttggggagcacctgttttgttcgtaaagaagaaagatggttctctgcggttatgtgtggactacagagagctgaacaaggtgaccatcaagaataggtatcccttacctaggattgatgacttgttcgatcagctcaaaggtgctacggtgttctctaagattgatttgagatccggttatcatcaactcagagtgaaggaagaagatatatcgaagacagccttcaggacccggtatggacattatgagtttgtcgtcatgccatttggtctaacgaatgcaccagctgtcttcatgagtttgatgaaccaagtgtttagtccgtacttggatgagttcgtagtggtgtttgtggatgacattctgatatactccaagacacaagaagaacatgtggagcatctgagaacagtgttgcagaccttaaaggaggcgagactgtatgccaagctagagaagtgtgagttctggaaagaagaggtcaaattccttggtcatgttgtctcaaaagatggagtactagtggacccatcaaaggtagaggcagtaaagaattggagtcgtccaaagaaccctacagagatacgtagtttcctcggtttggcaggatactacaggaggtttatcgaggggttttctagtattgcatcttcattgaccaagttgaccaagaaagatactccgttcgtgtggacggatgcatgtgaggaagcattcagcaaactaaagactaaactgaccacagctccagtgttgacaattccttctagtggtggtggctatgtcatttacagtgatgcttcgctccaaggtttgggttgtgtgttgatgcagcatggaggagttgttgcttatggctcgagacaattgaagattcatgagaggaattatccgacacacgacctagagcttgcggcagttgtatttgccctgaagatttggagacattacttgtatggtgagaaatttcaactcttttcagatcataagagtttgaagtacttgttctcacagaaggagctgaatatgaggcagaggagatggatggaactcctcaaggactatgacttcacattagagtaccacccagggaaggcaaatgtggtggccgatgccttgagcaggaaaccgagaggcgtggtGGCCTCACTTATGGTctaggaatggttcatgctcgaaactgcatcGGAGTTTGATTtagtaccatcgggaggagaaccaagggttttccttggtagtgtcacggtgcaacccactttgatcacgaggatcatacaggctCAGGCTCGGGATCGACTCTCtcaagctaagttggcagatcttgtacttgatacgcttgatgagtgcccttctgagtggtgagttggacccgatggagggttgaggtttggggcaagattgtgtgttccagattgtgatgatctccGGGAAGAGgtccttcgtacggcacatcgatcacgttataccgttcatccaTGGAAcaacaagatgtacaaggacctttgcagacaattctggtggaacggtatgaagaaggaTGTAgcggagtttgtatcgaagtgccttacatgtcagcaagtgaaagcagaacatcaacgaccagctggcatgttgaaaccactgactattcccctttggaagtgggagcagatatctatggattttgtgaccggattgcctagatcgaagaagggtcacgatgccatatgggtgattgtcgatcggttgacgaagtcggctcattttctcccagtgtcgatgaagtactcagtggacgtgcttgggaaactatatgtggatgaggtagtgagactcacagaaatacgtatataatatttatacgcacagaaatacgtatataatatttatacgtacagaaatacgtattaatggtatatttgtgcagtaactgtgaatagtaacagtgaacagtaaccctgaacagtaacttcgtaaaatcaaaaatttgctgaacagtaaccgattattactgttttggcacttaaaggtttacgaaacgattctaaattcttttcttatcttttcaaggtgatcgttaaatcgaggaaaggaattatcatcgggaattgtggaattacgctcgagtcgataaggtgagtaaaatctcacatatttacgaatctaccccgcggtgattcaagattttgcaagagtattaattaatgaattacaacatgtatacaatttagtggattacatatatactgtataatggtaataagtacatatatatatatatataattcattatattatatactgttattaattcattagaaatggtcattcgatgacggaagtttgtgtattgagcatgtgtggtgaaatatgacatgtataagatatagtggactatatatgtattgtataaatggtaaataagtacgaatatatagtttactatataatatactgttatgattttattgtgattatattgagcatgtgatttgaattgtacaatatgatgtgagattattgtacgtgatttttaacattgagattgttaaaatgtgaattgtcttcggacctgatttttggtacaatatgatgtgagattattgtacgtgtttggcaagtcgaaacctagcctttggccgggcgaaagttacgatacagttagagctctagtctgtctgccttaatactgcatgtgaggtaacgggtggttatctgctcatgggtactcagtttattttggatgttgggtagtgggtggctatccaatatcagcggtgtattacgagaggggtaacagatgtgtaccagcgttcttggtacccgtattataaatgcattgggtaaccagaagggttacttaattttctcatgagcgcttcatttcatttttctttgggacaaccagatgggctgtccattgactcatgaggtcatttatatttgttgttttgtgatatttcgtatattttgatatgcgaattatatttgatttttactcatacgagctataagcttaccgggtttgtgtttacaatcccggtgcaccaactcgatggtgtaggggataattccgcatgtgctgattagtggaggttgagtgacgactacagaggcttgaAGTCGTTCGCATCCTactgtggtgaggttttaacGTGATTTGTGTGCGAGattgtgtaattttatttttgagatttgtgagtgatttgtgaggattattacatttccattttatgtatggattataaattttggttgtaataattggttttctgagttgtattgagaactcagaattgatccgctgatacacttaatgatttcgatttatttgagattattttgtgtttaacgactttagaatttggagtttttttttagctcgaaattttggggtcgttacatgaTTCTCATAAGATTGTTGTTAATGACTGAACTTGTAATAATTAACTGAATATTTGCCGAACTTTTTGACAATATGATAAAATGTCTGTATAATACGTACACGTATTATATATACACGTCAAGACGTCCGGCAGTTAACTGTGATAAATACAATGCTTAAGCACAGTGGAAGCTCAGAAAAGAATAATAGACTTGTTATTACAATGTATTGGTGATGCAACGCACAGCTGAATTCTCCAAAACCAGAAAAGCTGAAATCTTCATATATTAATCAGTGTTCTATTTTTCACTCCTTAGTTTTATTCCATTTCCATAACACATGCATATACTAGTAGTATCATCGGACCACGAAGTAATCAGTACTGGTCTGCATACTTATTTTTCCCATCCACCAGATCATGATTATCATTACTCGTCCTGAAAAACAAGGAGAATAAATATGTAAACTACTGCCATTGCCATAGCGAAATAGAGAATAGGAACTTAGGAAGTAAAGAAGCCGATTAATTAAGGACATGCTGATTGCTAAACCATCAATCCAAAATTACCGCTGAACGAAAAGAGAGGGCAACAATAATTTGTCCATAGGCTTCATCATTCCTCCATACATCATATTCAGTCGCTTCTATTTGCGCTTCGTCCCCCGTCTCAAGTTGACCCTCTAATGCATGATTTACTGCATTAATTGTTAAAACAAGAAACTTAGAATGAAAATCATTCTTTAAtattaaaggaaaaaaaaaagagagagttaAAATAACAACagtatacacacacacatctCTGCCGTTCAGTTTCTAGAACATAATGTATAAACAGTACTTCCTGCAAATTTTCAGCCTTAACATGCATATCGaaacaacatatataaatatttgtaTGTATGTACGTGTAATTTATATACAACATACTCGCAAATTCCAACTTCCTCTTCTGTAACATAATCCCCGTCATGTACCCGAACCCGAAGATTTTCAATACCATCATCTATCTCCAACTGAAGTTGTTCATGCCACTCTGGATTAGGCCCATCACCTGCAGAAATGTTCTTTTATTTTGGATATACTCATATATCGTAGCAATAGGTCAATTACTGGTATTTATTCTCCAAACAAAAGGGAAAAGACGTACGAATATTATTAGTAAGTACAATTTTAGCAGGATGTGCTCGAGCTCACACGGTTTAATTTCCCCAAAGACGTTTTACACCCAGCAACTAATCATAGAATGAAAGAAACTAGCAGGAGAGACCTTTGTACGTAGTACAACACAAAGAGGATAACTTACAGTATACGGCTTTGGTCCTCTGCTGCTGATTTTTGTAGTAGACGATGACACATACTTTTCGTATCCCATATACAGAAGATGCatcatgtatatatgttttgttCCCAAAATgggttaattaaatattatatattaaagaTGAGCATGTGAAACAACATAACACACCAACAAATAAGTCACACCAATAATAACACACAATCCTTGACATACAAGCACAATACCACACAATTCTTGACATACAAGTCTACAAGTTTTTACCATTGACAAAACTATCAATGTGTTCAATGTATTAATAAATTCTCAATTGTATATTAGTAGAATAGTTGTACTATCATCTCTATATAAGAACATCACCATAAGTTTGTAATAGATAGtcaaatatcaaatatatacacCAATTCTGGTTTTAATCTCTCTTGATTTCATCTAGTTTAACTTAGTATCAGAGCAAAGATCCGAGAGGACTTTGTCTCTTGTCTCTCTTTTCTAATTTCCTGGAATTTAAGAAATCCAATCATTAGAGTTCATCATCGTCACCTGTTGGAATCCATCAACGTCGTATTCTATTACTAGAACGAcggtcctctctctctctctctctctctctctctctctctctctctctctctctctctctctctctcatgtcCGCAGTGCATCTCCAGTTCGGCATTCTCATTTCGGCATCTTCTGCGCATCTCCAGCACCTAGTCCCTCCTCCACTAGCGTCTCAAGCCCGGGTTCTTCATTCCGGCGTCACTCCGTTTACAAATCTAATGTCATCTTCAACAACCCGACCCGCATCGGTCACTCATCATTTCCgtaaattttagtttttttttgatagattgttaattaaaacgtctataattaaccctgtaaaatgttatcgttagtataaaataagcagggatcattcagtccggggaattaaagggaactctaaacttttagtgttaacaaataatgaggggggggtttgagattaattattaactactaaaataaaacctaaattactatttacatgatcgacttatctttaacaaacttaaccaaattcaccactacaccacataattacaagttcgaacctatcatgcattctaattcgactaATTACatcctttttagacaccaacacaattagagccttaagagatcatctaatcatgcaagaattcaattaacatttagattgacttagggcctaatctaaatttgcatgcaatcgaattcaataacacttagagtagaaatcaaacaagactacatttaagcactaaatctttgttggagacatgcttTATGTatgacgtcacccaccatggtttcacatgcaaatttctagaatttttaccacttttaatcaacacaaaccgaacctacttagggcatgatttgatttgtgtcaatatggttgatgaatctagcactcaaacacaatcttagggactgcatccaagcactaaattcatatgcacatatctgaaaattatctaaaagtatgagaaagatggttagaacacaacaatagaaatacaaactcattaattataggaaaccatcaatttagcaaagatccaaaaatccaattaaacaatctaaaaatttcgattcttaatacaaaacaataatcccacacaaacatcatactacaatcttcatagacaaagtattgtagaaaatcaaaaacgaacaaactcatggagatgagttgcgggaatcacacgttgtaggaaccttggaggtgtgtcttcaatggtgatttcagtggagatggaattgaaatatgggggagaacggtttgctgttttggtgaaggatgttttgaggtagtattttggctcttgaatgcaaatgagaagtgatgttATTAGAGAGGtgaaaccatgtatatatagaggaaaaaggGAGGGTTTAGACttgcctctttcttcctataataatgtcatgttttatctccttaaatcatgtcatgctttattgcctaaatcatgccatgctttattcatttaataatcattttctatttaattgttgcatgacttgttgatgataggatttcatgtgcatggcttctccttgttttcctatagtattatctcttaaatccaatctgaaaataagaaaataaaatcataagtaagagatacttagtttcaaaacctaacaaggattcctagcgCAAGAAGGACTGTcaaaatatcgccaatgcgaccaaaacctagaaagatgaagactcccaATCCAACAAGGCTTCCTAGTtctacaaggattcctactcaaactaggactctagaccaattatgtgTTTTAAATTCacgtaagcacaaaaatgcatccaataccgcccaagactcttactacgactcaatgacttaatagtacaacaataagagctaaacaaagtacaaattgaggtaaaaagatgttaagaacgtcgcacaaagtgctcttaccaactaccccacacttggcttttgctagtcccttagcaaaactaaacaaaacattattgcccctaaatgattgcctcagaatctcaaaacacatagctttcaagtttaagcatttgaatgtaagcacataaattccaagttgcataaacatgcttcatagtatgaataagttaGATACGAGACAATAAGCATTTAATATGTTTTGTCAATCTAATCCTcatcacaaggcatactctcttcttttcactcagattcatggttatcattcacacacaagtatatgcaagagaaaggatattaaggcatcaaataacttgcatatttcaaaaaatgaaagcactttgtgaataacagaggaaaacctcatttaacaactaagtgcacaaattgaccaaaaccatatgctcaactcttgtgatcatctccacaaacaagatttgctcattttaaaaatcattaggatcattagataagaTAAAtttttaggcttagctaaaggcatggaatatcaaggaatcacaaaggtaatcttATAGACTTAAcagagtaaacatcatccttatgacaccacacaccattaagggccgaatataacaagttgggcataatcatcattctaaccacaaagtgGACATGGACAAATGTCAAGTAAAAATTTTTAGacattcaattacaactcaactccaaatcacaaatggaagacaacatatcattttttttcttttcttaccgagttcatcattctttttattttcttgtttttttttctcggcaatgcttgcttaaaaacttgttgatttttttcaaatgtcttccacccACACTTATTTTTTGCATCAACTCAACAAGAATTCTGCCAAGtttataggacaaggtagatgtaactatactaagcatgaagataacataggtgatgaagaaaaagctcaatgtaggctcaaatggggttcaattaaggggtcccaaacatgaCACATAAAAGGATACATgactgtttggctaaagtggtggtattctTAGAAATTATCCAAAAATTCTTTTCAAAAttagagcattttatgacttaaaagtttcaacaatcacaaaagtgagttctagtaaattctagagtcaaTTAAAAGTTATAacacatagttattgaatatgcaaagaatagtgaGTTTCAtgaacaaccacgaaatttcatattacatTTCATGAATAAAgtacatataggctcaaaaactcacaggttgttatggactttaaactgaccaaaacatgtatgtcataatcaatcaatccaaatctcacatgttcataccaaatccacatcatcaatgaaactacaatttaattcatatgaaatgcaaaaccatcatctatgcatttagagacataatcatcatagactttaggggcatcctaagactcaataaagcaatacaattttttttaatttattttttttctttatatcaTGACACAAACAATAAATCAAAGTAAAAGCAAACAATCAATGAtcttgcaaccctaccccacacttagaaaattacatcgTCCTCAATATaagctcaatagtaagaatataattcacaagcatagaataagatcacatattaacacatatacaattcaaccataagagtgaatggattagaaaattcaaactcccgtaAACGACTCATCCACAGATACGGTTGAAAAGAGTTGCCTCAGATGCAGCGCTTCagttttatagtctctcagcctatactctctcatgttcattctccgttaggcgcatctctcacaattgtttcctcatacgtgtgctcctcaaatggctcatagtagggcttaagtcgatgctcattcaccttgaatgtctTCTCTATTGTATCACTTTGAATCTCaactgcaccatgagcaaatacgttagtaacaacaaatgggtcAACTCAACGCGAACGAAGTTTCTCTGGAAACAACATAAGCATCGAATGGAATAACAGAACTTTCTCGCCTACTTGgaacttctttcctctaatCATTTTGTCATGGTAAGCACgagttttctccttgtaaatccacGAAGCATCGTAAGCCTCATTCCTAATCTCCTTaagctcattgagctgcaacTTTCGATGTAGACCTGCTTCATCCAAGCTCATGTTGAACTTCTTCACCGCTCACCATGCTCTGTGTtctaactccactggaaggtgacatgccttcccatactccaatccttccttgttggacctacagttttctccagaattcccttgatatctctgttggacacttctgccatgccaTTTGTatgaggatgatatggtgtcgaaacTTTGTGGGTCACTTCATACTTCTTGAGCAACGCCTCAATTgtccggttgcagaaatgagaacccccatcacttatcaaaacacgtggtactccaaacctgcaaaatatgttagttctcaagaaacctgcaacaACTTTTGAATCATTAGTCCTGGTGGCCTTTGCCTCCACCCACTTTGACATATAATCAATAGCCAATAAGATATATAAGAAACCTCTAGATGAAGAAAATGGACCATGAAATCTATaccccacacatcaaaaatttagACAGTAATAATAGGAGTAaggggcatttgatctctcggACCAATCTTACGTATCCGTTGAtacctatcacaagaaacacaaaacatgtatgcatccttgaaaatagtAGGCCAAATccacattccaacaccttcaaagctgttctacgatgcccaaaatgacctccacatgcctcattatgacagaagttaagaattgacctatgctcattttttgggacacatctcctaatgacttggtcactacattgtttccataaatacggttTATCCCACATATAATgtctagccattttcttcaatttagccttattagcatgcAAAAGTGTACTAGAAAAATtcttagtaactaaataattgacaatgtctgcataccaaggcacacttaccttcatcccaaagagttgctcatctcggaaagtctcacgtagtggctctctatcctcatctcgcacgatcctactcaaatgatcagccaccacattctcacttcccttcttatctcgaatctcaaggtcaaattCTTGAATCAATAGTATCCACCGGATCAACCTGGGCTTAGCATCTTTTTTAGTCATCAAATATtttaaggctgcatggtcagaatacacaataactttataatgcaaaagatatgatcgaaatttttCTAAAGCAAAGATTACAGCCAAAAGCTCATTTTCCGTAGTCAAATAATTTATTtgggcctcattaagagtcATAGATGCATAGTTAATCACTGCatgcttcttttctcttctttggcccaacactACCCCAATTACATAGTCTAaagcatcacacatcaattcGAAGGGCAAGTTCTaatccggaggacaaatgatgggtgcactagtcaacaactctTTCAATTTCACAAACGCTTTCTCACATGTATCATTCCATATGAACAACACCTCCTTCTGCAATatgaaaaatccttgatgaatctcctataaaatcatgcatgaccaaggaaagaacgaacctctctcacagttgtgggagagagtaagtgacgcacaatatcaaccttagccttgtctacctcaatacccttagcagatacaatatgtcccaaaactatcccttgatcaccatgaaatgacacttttcccaattaagcacaaggttagtttctacacaccttcTCAAGATTAACTCTaagttctctaaacatgcatcaaagtctttGCCATAAATACTAAAACATCCATAAAGacctcaatgatattttcgataaagtcGGAGAAAATAGCAAGTATACATCGTTGAAATgtacctggtgcgttgcacaacccaaaaggcatgcgtcgataggcaaaagtgccaaatggacatgtaaatgtcgtcTTAGCCTGATCCtccggatgaatgcatatctggttgtaCCCACTGtacccatctagaaaacaaTAGAACTCGTGTCCAGCTAATCTCTCCAACATTTTGTTCATGAACGGAAAAGGTatgtgatccttgcgtgttgtagcattcaacttcctataatcaatgcacatcctatgaccggtcaccaacctctggggtaccaactcattcgcctcatttttcacaacagacactccactcttcttaggcacaaTTTGCACTGGTGAAATCCACCAACTGTccacagatggtaacaatttattagtggaaatgagaatcaacaagaaagagggataccttttgTATGGTTGAACTTCAAGCTCATTCACTATTTCGAAAATTTTGGGCTCAAAATTAGCCCACTCCTCTCCtgggacacggtccccatgcttgtcaaatccaGCCCCTTGCTCCATAACTAATTATTATGCTTCCAACGTCTCTGAAATAATATGTGCAATAGAATC containing:
- the LOC126795433 gene encoding uncharacterized protein LOC126795433, yielding MARGVLEVTNHNGRNLSNPEKEASLLIFSFLSSLIVTSAVYETGKICCIVYYKDQQKRTDAIYRDGPNPEWHEQLQLEIDDGIENLRVRVHDGDYVTEEEVGICEYVNDFHSKFLVLTINAVNHALEGQLETGDEAQIEATEYDVWRNDEAYGQIIVALSFRSADE